The Pantoea vagans genome contains the following window.
CACCGATGTGGGTCAGCATCAGATGTGGGCAGCGCAGCACATGAGCTTCACCGCGCCAGAGAACTTCATCACCTCCAGTGGCTTGGGCACCATGGGCTTTGGCCTGCCGGCTGCCGTGGGTGCGCAAGTGGCGCGTCCGGATGACACCGTCATCTGCGTGTCAGGCGATGGTTCCATCATGATGAATATCCAGGAGTTGGGTACCATCAAACGTAAAAAGCTGCCGGTGAAAATCCTGCTGTTGGACAACCAACGCTTAGGCATGGTGCGCCAGTGGCAGCAGCTGTTCTTTGATGGCCGCTACAGCGAGACCATCCTCACTGATAACCCCGATTTCCTCACGCTGGCCAGCGCGTTTGATATCCCAGGCCAGCGCATTAGCCGTAAAGATCAGGTCGACGACGCCATTGATGCTCTGCTGAACAGTGAAGGTCCTTACTTCCTGCATGTTTCGATTGATGAGCATGAGAACGTCTGGCCATTGGTACCGCCGGGTGCCAGCAACGCAAACATGATGGAGAAAACCGCATGAACCAGCATCAATTGTCTATCGAAGCTCGCTTCCGTCCTGAAATATTGGAGCGCATTTTGCGTGTCGTCCGCCACCGTGGCTTCCAGGTGTGCTCGATGAACATGGCATCTGCGATTAACGCCGAGAACATTAATATCGAGATGACCGTTGCCAGCCAGCGTTCTGTCGATTTACTGTCTTCGCAGTTAAGCAAACTTATGGATGTCGCCTGTGTCGAGATCCAGCAACAGACATCACAACAAATCCGCGCTTAGTCGCCAAAGGAAATAGCAATGAGTACGAAGAAAGCAGACTTTATTTGGTTCAACGGGGAGATGGTTAAGTGGGAAGACGCCAAGGTTAGCGTCATGTCTCACGCACTGCACTACGGTACTTCAGTGTTTGAAGGCGTACGTTGCTACGACTCACACAAAGGCCCAGTGGTGTTCCGTCACCGTGAACACATGCAGCGTCTGCACGACTCCGCCAAAATCTATCGTTTTCCTATCGCCGCCTCTGTTGATGAATTGATGGAAGCCTGCCGCGAAGTGATTCGTGTGAACAAACTGAAAAGCGCTTACATTCGTCCATTGGCGTTTGTTGGCGACGTAGGCCTGGGTGTGAACCCACCAGATGGCTACACCACCGACGTGATCATCGCTGCTTTCCCATGGGGTGCTTACCTGGGTGCTGAAGCACTGGAAAACGGTATCGATGCGATGGTGTCTTCATGGAACCGTGTTGCACCGAATACCCTGCCAACCGCGGCTAAAGCCGGTGGTAACTACCTTTCCTCACTGCTGGTGGGCAGCGAAGCGCGCCGCCACGGTTATCAGGAAGGTATCGCTCTCGACACCAACGGCTATATTTCAGAAGGTGCGGGTGAAAACTTGTTCGAAGTGAAAGATGGCATTCTTTTCACGCCGCCATTCACTTCTTCAGCGCTGCCGGGCATCACCCGTGACGCCATCATTAAACTGGCGATCGATCTGGGTATCGAAGTGCGTGAGCAGACCCTGTCGCGCGAATCGCTGTATCTGGCTGATGAAGTGTTCATGTCCGGCACTGCGGCAGAAATCACCCCAGTGCGCAGCGTTGATGGCATTCAGGTTGGTGCCGGCAAACGCGGCCCAGTGACCACCAAAATTCAGAGCGCCTTCTTCGGCCTGTTCACGGGCGAAACCGAAGATAAGTACGGCTGGTTGGATCAGGTTAATCCATAACAAGACCGTTACGCGGGTGCAGCTGCGCCCGCGTCATATTTCAGACTGGAGTAAATAGAGCATGCCTAAGTACCGTTCTGCCACCACCACCCATGGCCGTAATATGGCGGGTGCACGTGCCCTGTGGCGCGCCACAGGAATGACCGACGCCGATTTCGGTAAGCCGATTATCGCAGTGGTTAACTCATTCACCCAATTCGTGCCGGGCCACGTGCACCTGCGCGACATGGGTAAGCTGGTGGCGGAGCAAATCGAAGCTGCCGGTGGTGTCGCTAAAGAGTTCAACACCATCGCGGTGGATGACGGTATCGCCATGGGTCATGGCGGCATGCTGTATTCACTGCCTTCGCGCGAGCTGATCGCCGACTCCGTGGAGTACATGGTTAACGCGCACTGCGCCGATGCCATGGTGTGTATTTCTAACTGCGACAAAATCACCCCGGGCATGCTGATGGCGTCACTGCGCCTCAACATCCCAGTGATCTTTGTTTCCGGCGGTCCGATGGAAGCCGGTAAAACCAAGCTGTCCGACAAAATCATCAAGCTGGATCTGGTCGATGCGATGATTCAGGGCGCCAACCCGAACGTCAGTGACGCCGATAGCGATAAAATCGAACGTTCTGCCTGTCCGACCTGCGGTTCGTGCTCCGGTATGTTCACCGCCAACTCGATGAACTGTCTGGCCGAAGCGCTGGGTCTGGCGCAACCGGGCAACGGTTCACTGCTGGCCACGCATGCCGACCGTAAAGAGCTGTTCCTCAACGCCGGTAAACGCATCGTTAGCCTGACCAAAAAGTATTACGAGCAGGATGATGAGCGCGTACTGCCGCGCAACATCGCCACCAAAGCCGCGTTTGAGAACGCGATGACGCTGGATATCGCCATGGGCGGTTCCACCAACACCGTTCTGCACCTGTTGGCAGCGGCGCAGGAAGGCGAAATCGAGTTCAACATGTCGGATATCGATCGCCTCTCACGCAAAGTGCCACACCTGTGCAAAGTGGCACCGAGTACGCCGAAATATCACATGGAAGACGTACACCGCGCCGGTGGCGTTGTCGCCATTCTGGGCGAGCTGGATCGTGCAGGGCTGATCGACACCACTGCGCGCAACGTTTTGCAGCAGAGCATGCGCGAAACCCTGGATCAGTACGACATCATGCTGACCCAAGACGAAGCGGTGAAGAAGATGTTCCGCGCCGGTCCGGCCGGTATCCGTACTACTCAGGCCTTCTCGCAGGATTGCCGTTGGGACACGCTGGATGATGACCGTGTAGAGGGTTGTATCCGTACCCGCGAACACGCGTTCTCTCAGGATGGTGGCCTGGCCGTGCTGTACGGCAACATCTCTGAAGATGGTTGTATCGTAAAAACCGCCAGCGTTGACGCTGAGCTGCTGACCTTTAAAGGCCCGGCAAAAGTTTACGAAAGCCAGGATGATGCGGTAGAGGCGATCCTCGGCGGTAAAGTGGTGGCTGGCGATTGCGTTGTCATCCGTTACGAAGGGCCTAAAGGCGGTCCTGGCATGCAGGAAATGCTGTATCCGACCACCTATCTGAAATCCATGGGCTTGGGTAAAGCTTGTGCGTTGATCACCGATGGTCGCTTCTCCGGCGGTTCTTCCGGCCTCTCTGTGGGACACATCTCGCCTGAAGCAGCGAGCGGCGGCACCATTGCGCTGATCCAGGATGGCGACATGATCGAGCTGGATATCCCGAACCGTCGTATCCATCTGGATCTGCCAGACAACGAAATCCATGCTCGTCGTGAAAAAGAGCTGGCGCGTGGCGAAGCGGCTTACACCCCGCACAACCGCGAACGTGCTGTTTCCTTCGCGTTACGCGCCTATGCATCCCTCGCGACCAGCGCTGACAAAGGTGCGGTGCGCGATAAGTCCAAGCTGGGAGGCTAACAACTGATGGCTGAGTCTCAACCGCTACCCGCGTCGCCGAACGGCGCGGAGTATTTGCGCGCGGTGCTGCGTGCCCCTGTGTACGAAATTGCCCAGGTCACGCCGCTGCAAAAAATGGAAAAAATTTCATCGCGTCTCGGCAACACCATTTTGGTGAAGCGCGAGGATCGCCAGCCAGTACACAGCTTTAAGCTGCGTGGGGCGTACGCGATGATTGCCGGACTGACTGAAGAGCAAAAAGCACGCGGCGTGATCACGGCTTCGGCCGGCAACCACGCGCAGGGTGTGGCGCTTTCAGCCAGCACGCTGGGCATCAAATCACTGATTGTGATGCCGTTGGCCACGGCAGACATCAAGGTTGATGCAGTGCGCGCATTTGGCGGTGAGGCTTATCTATTTGGTGCCAATTTCGATGAGGCGAAAGCCAAAGCGATTGAGCTGGCTGAGCAGCAGGGGTACACCTTTGTCCATCCGTTCGACCATCCGGCGGTGATTGCCGGGCAGGGCACGCTGGCGATGGAACTGCTGCAACAAGATGCGCATATCGATCGGGTATTCGTGCCGGTCGGTGGCGGCGGTCTGGCAGCGGGCGTGGCAGTGCTGATCAAACAGCTGATGCCGCAGATCAAAGTGATCGCGGTGGAGTCGGAAGATTCAGCCTGCCTGAAAGCGGCACTGGATGCCGGTGAGCCGGTGGATTTGGCACG
Protein-coding sequences here:
- the ilvM gene encoding acetolactate synthase 2 small subunit, giving the protein MNQHQLSIEARFRPEILERILRVVRHRGFQVCSMNMASAINAENINIEMTVASQRSVDLLSSQLSKLMDVACVEIQQQTSQQIRA
- a CDS encoding branched-chain amino acid transaminase; the protein is MSTKKADFIWFNGEMVKWEDAKVSVMSHALHYGTSVFEGVRCYDSHKGPVVFRHREHMQRLHDSAKIYRFPIAASVDELMEACREVIRVNKLKSAYIRPLAFVGDVGLGVNPPDGYTTDVIIAAFPWGAYLGAEALENGIDAMVSSWNRVAPNTLPTAAKAGGNYLSSLLVGSEARRHGYQEGIALDTNGYISEGAGENLFEVKDGILFTPPFTSSALPGITRDAIIKLAIDLGIEVREQTLSRESLYLADEVFMSGTAAEITPVRSVDGIQVGAGKRGPVTTKIQSAFFGLFTGETEDKYGWLDQVNP
- the ilvD gene encoding dihydroxy-acid dehydratase: MPKYRSATTTHGRNMAGARALWRATGMTDADFGKPIIAVVNSFTQFVPGHVHLRDMGKLVAEQIEAAGGVAKEFNTIAVDDGIAMGHGGMLYSLPSRELIADSVEYMVNAHCADAMVCISNCDKITPGMLMASLRLNIPVIFVSGGPMEAGKTKLSDKIIKLDLVDAMIQGANPNVSDADSDKIERSACPTCGSCSGMFTANSMNCLAEALGLAQPGNGSLLATHADRKELFLNAGKRIVSLTKKYYEQDDERVLPRNIATKAAFENAMTLDIAMGGSTNTVLHLLAAAQEGEIEFNMSDIDRLSRKVPHLCKVAPSTPKYHMEDVHRAGGVVAILGELDRAGLIDTTARNVLQQSMRETLDQYDIMLTQDEAVKKMFRAGPAGIRTTQAFSQDCRWDTLDDDRVEGCIRTREHAFSQDGGLAVLYGNISEDGCIVKTASVDAELLTFKGPAKVYESQDDAVEAILGGKVVAGDCVVIRYEGPKGGPGMQEMLYPTTYLKSMGLGKACALITDGRFSGGSSGLSVGHISPEAASGGTIALIQDGDMIELDIPNRRIHLDLPDNEIHARREKELARGEAAYTPHNRERAVSFALRAYASLATSADKGAVRDKSKLGG